One window of Aspergillus oryzae RIB40 DNA, chromosome 3 genomic DNA carries:
- a CDS encoding putative GTPase activating protein for Arf (GTPase-activating protein that regulates ARFs (ADP-ribosylation factors), involved in ARF-mediated vesicular transport): MVAGISKRQQLRNERALQDLVRSVPGNDRCADCQAMNPGWASWNMGIFLCMRCAALHRKMGTHISKVKSLSMDSWTAEQVDNMKSHGNNLMNKIFNPRNVKPPVPADVDESDACMERFIRQKYQHRTLEEGKPKPPSREGTRRDDRSPEGSPPPLPPKPARPHGLGLRSASSTTSLHRLSNRQAASSRFEAYESPRSVSQGMGASVGNSNASHESQMATLRSMGFTNEYRNSAVLKGLDGNLDKSIETLVRLGEGPPSLQGGTRVQTTTANDAARQQASSNPFDQLDSKPAQPSGQSYNPFDVPTPQPAAQTLEASFQNLQVSQPLFPHSTGGYPNQQPSFPQPLYQQPITPPVMPTISQGAVVQSPQPVDGGQNPFFQSGSFTSTPNQTPGLAQPQTNPFFTQPPSQLNSMQTPSQAPAGYPHPPRHANTMPAISSTSPFGTASPFQQQQQQQQQIQPPQLQVQPPQQMQPSHNPFQPMTAPPTPQSAGYQVQSQLGLQAPAQHLAPQPTGRIDKNSILSLYGLSPPPSATSEYSQPPNPAGAFPGPGTAPAPAPGYATTTQPQQPTDPHSAGTRNPFLTSQAPAAGLPQQQQQQAYLQQPQLQPQPQYTTTSPFTMPVKSNTMPPAAPSAFPRPQGHMSQQSVDINAFQNGRHSPDAFASLSARYG, from the exons ATGGTGGCCGGTATCAGCAAACGCCAGCAGCTCCGCAATGAGCGGGCACTGCAAGATCTTGTTCGGTCGGTTCCTGGCAATGACCGATGCGCCGATTGCCAAGCAATGAATCCAG GATGGGCCAGTTGGAAT ATGGGTATTTTCCTGTGCATGCGGTGCGCTGCGCTGCACCGCAAGATGGGCACTCATATCTCAAAGGTCAAATCCTTGAGTATGGATAGCTGGACGGCGGAACAAGTCGAT AACATGAAATCGCACGGGAACAATCTCATGaacaagatcttcaaccctCGGAACGTGAAGCCCCCTGTCCCTGCTGATGTCGACGAGTCCGATGCATGTATGGAACGGTTTATTCGTCAGAAGTATCAACACCGGACCTTAGAAGAGGGTAAACCGAAGCCCCCTAGTCGTGAAGGTACTCGCCGCGATGATCGCTCTCCAGAAGGttcacctcctcctctccccccTAAGCCTGCCCGGCCCCATGGACTCGGTCTGCGATCGGCCTCCTCTACGACTAGCCTCCATCGACTATCCAACCGGCAAGCCGCGTCTTCCCGCTTTGAAGCCTATGAATCGCCTAGATCAGTCTCACAGGGCATGGGGGCTTCTGTTGGCAATAGCAATGCATCCCACGAGTCCCAGATGGCCACCTTGCGGAGTATGGGCTTTACCAATGAGTATCGAAACTCCGCCGTTCTGAAGGGCTTGGACGGCAATCTCGACAAATCAATCGAGACTCTGGTCAGACTGGGGGAAGGTCCCCCGTCATTGCAAGGTGGAACGCGTGTTCAAACAACCACGGCGAATGATGCTGCTAGACAGCAAGCCTCCAGCAATCCTTTTGATCAATTGGACTCCAAGCCGGCTCAGCCTTCTGGGCAATCCTACAACCCTTTCGATGTTCCTACTCCGCAGCCAGCTGCACAGACGCTCGAGGCATCGTTCCAAAACCTTCAGGTTTCGCAACCGTTATTCCCACACTCGACCGGAGGCTATCCCAACCAACAGCCATCTTTCCCTCAGCCTCTTTACCAACAACCGATCACTCCCCCTGTGATGCCTACAATTTCCCAGGGTGCCGTTGTACAGTCACCGCAACCTGTTGATGGTGGTCAGAACCCCTTCTTCCAATCCGGCAGCTTCACTTCAACCCCAAACCAAACTCCCGGCCTCGCTCAGCCTCAGACAAATCCATTCTTCACTCAACCCCCTTCGCAACTGAACTCGATGCAAACCCCAAGTCAGGCTCCGgctggatatcctcatccCCCGCGCCATGCCAACACCATGCCTGCCATatcatccacctccccgTTCGGTACCGCGTCGCcattccagcagcagcagcagcaacaacaacaaatTCAACCGCCCCAACTTCAAGTACAACCACCCCAGCAAATGCAACCATCCCACAATCCATTCCAACCCATGACGGCGCCTCCAACCCCGCAAAGTGCGGGGTACCAAGTACAATCGCAGCTTGGCCTGCAGGCGCCCGCACAGCATCTAGCCCCACAGCCAACCGGCCGCATAGACAAGAACAGCATCCTGTCATTGTACGGCCTTTCCCCACCACCATCGGCGACGTCAGAGTACTCTCAGCCCCCAAATCCAGCAGGAGCGTTTCCCGGCCCGGGAACAGCACCGGCACCGGCCCCTGGCTATGCCACCACAacacaaccccaacaacccaCGGACCCTCATTCCGCAGGCACCCGGAACCCCTTCCTAACCAGTCAAGCGCCTGCCGCCGGACTgccccaacagcaacagcaacaggCATACCTgcaacaaccccaactccaACCCCAGCCTCAATACACCACCACCTCTCCCTTCACCATGCCCGTGAAATCCAACACCATGCCACCCGCGGCACCAAGCGCTTTCCCAAGACCGCAGGGCCACATGAGCCAGCAAAGCGTCGACATCAACGCCTTCCAAAATGGCCGACACAGTCCCGATGCATTCGCCAGTTTGAGTGCACGGTATGGTTGA
- a CDS encoding putative mRNA splicing protein (Prp39) (mRNA processing protein): MADYNYGGSEEENAELRKLEAELLDDPDNFETWERLVRAGEALEGGINRNSNPQAITTVRNVYDRFLAKFPLLFGYWKKYADLEFSITGTEAADMVYERGVASISPSVDLWTNYCSFKAETSHDADVIRELFERGASSVGLDFLAHPFWDKYIEFEERVEAYDKIFAILGRVIHIPMHQYARYFERYRQLAQTRPVAELAPPETLSQFRAELDAAAGHVAPGAKAEAEVERDIRLRVDSYHLEIFSKTQTETTKRWTYESEIKRPYFHVTELDEGQLSNWRKYLDFEETEGSYPRTQFLYERCLVTCAHYDEFWQRYARWMAAQPGKEEEVRNIYQRASYLYVPIANPATRLQYAYFEEMSGRVDVAKEIHGAILINLPNHVETIVSLANMSRRHGGLEAAIEVYKSQLDSPQCDLATKAALVAEWARLLWKIKGSAEEARQVYQQNQQFYLDSRPFWTSYLTFELEQPTSSETENVQYERIKKVIDDIRSKSSLTPDAVKEVVQIYMVYLLERGTKDAAKEYMTLDREVHGPASVAHAKTGAAAQAQAQAPPSANQATPVPEAPAVPTPPQPNSYAYYQQAPVNGTTAA, encoded by the exons ATGGCGGATTATAACTATGGAGGCTCCGAGGAGGAAAATGCGGAGTTGAGGAAGCTGGAGGCCGAGTTG CTCGATGACCCGGATAACTTCGAGACCTGGGAACGACTAGTTCGCGCTGGTGAGGCGCTCGAAGGAGGAATAAACCGCAACTCCAACCCGCAAGCTATCACCACCGTCCGAAATGTCTACGACCGATTCCTCGCCAAGTTTCCATTATTGTTCGGATACTGGAAGAAATATGCCGACCTGGAATTTTCTATTACCGGAACGGAGGCAGCAGATATG GTTTACGAACGAGGTGTTGCCAGCATCTCTCCATCGGTCGACCTTTGGACCAACTACTGCTCCTTCAAGGCGGAGACTTCCCACGATGCCGACGTCATTCGAGA ACTATTTGAACGTGGTGCTAGCAGTGTTGGTCTAGATTTCCTTGCACACCCATTCTGGGATAAGTATATCGAGTTTGAGGAGCGAGTGGAAGCCTATGACAAGATCTTTGCTATTCTTGGCCGTGTCATCCACATCCCAATGCATCAATATGCACGTTACTTCGAGCGTTATAGGCAGCTCGCACAGACTCGTCCGGTCGCAGAGCTAGCTCCCCCGGAGACACTGTCTCAGTTCCGCGCagagcttgatgctgctgccggaCATGTTGCTCCGGGCGCAAAGGCCGAGGCCGAGGTCGAGAGGGATATCCGACTGCGTGTTGATAGTTATCACCTcgaaatcttctccaagacaCAGACAGAAACCACAAAGCGTTGGACATATGAGTCCGAGATCAAGCGCCCATACTTCCATGTGACTGAACTGGATGAGGGTCAGCTGTCTAACTGGAGAAAATACCTCGACTTTGAGGAGACCGAGGGTTCATACCCACGCACTCAGTTCCTGTATGAGCGCTGTCTGGTCACATGTGCCCACTATGACGAGTTCTGGCAACGCTATGCCCGGTGGATGGCTGCACAGCCTggcaaagaggaggaagtgcGGAACATCTACCAGCGCGCAAGCTATCTGTATGTGCCGATTGCCAACCCGGCTACTCGCCTTCAGTATGCATACTTCGAGGAGATGTCGGGACGGGTAGATGTAGCCAAGGAAATCCACGGCGCCATCCTCATTAATCTCCCCAATCACGTTGAAACAATCGTATCTCTGGCCAATATGTCTCGCCGTCACGGTGGGCTCGAGGCGGCCATTGAGGTGTACAAGAGTCAGCTCGACTCGCCACAGTGTGACTTGGCCACCAAGGCGGCTCTTGTCGCGGAATGGGCCCGACTTCTGTGGAAGATCAAGGGCTCGGCTGAGGAGGCTCGGCAGGTGTATCAACAGAACCAACAGTTCTACCTTGACAGCCGGCCATTCTGGACGAGTTATCTTACATTCGAGTTGGAGCAGCCCACAAGTTCCGAGACGGAGAATGTCCAGTACGAGCGTATTAAGAAGGTCATTGATGACATCCGATCTAAGAGCAGTCTTACTCCAGACGCTGTGAAAGAAGTTGTGCAGATCTATATGGTCTACTTGCTTGAGCGAGGAACAAAGGACGCGGCGAAGGAGTACATGACTCTGGATCGCGAAGTCCATGGTCCAGCGTCTGTTGCTCATGCAAAGACCGGTGCCGCGGCTCAAGCCCAGGCCCAAGCGCCTCCAAGTGCCAACCAAGCTACTCCTGTCCCTGAAGCCCCCGCGGTTCCCACCCCGCCGCAGCCCAATTCCTATGCTTATTATCAACAAGCTCCCGTCAATGGCACTACAGCTGCCTAG
- a CDS encoding mitochondrial 54S ribosomal protein mL59 (predicted protein) — MSTPQAAGSLVYKLPQRLRNFFARYPPQIYSAAVAPRPEPTEEVNAESLPSPYTPNRDAKGHKRPDPTEYSPSRAILYSNPDHPNPFLPRKNFRTGKWIGPRYGLRTQADLVKLAKKYNVEALLPPGRKSTEFKETRREERGLQIKGTGIGQKVKGHKWERTMESRLEERRKAMMEMPEMIRLWKQRGHGRGWKQWPKR, encoded by the exons ATGTCGACCCCCCAAGCAGCTGGCAGCTTGGTGTACAAGCTTCCTCAACGACTACGCAACTTCTTTGCCCGCTATCCTCCGCAAATCTATTCCGCGGCCGTGGCACCACGCCCAGAGCCCACAGAAGAAGTCAATGCGGAGTCTCTCCCATCGCCTTACACACCCAACAGAGATGCGAAAGGTCACAAGCGGCCAGACCCCACCGAGTACTCTCCGTCCCGAGCTATCCTTTACTCCAACCCAGATCATCCCAACCCATTTTTGCCTCGCAAGAACTTCCGCACGGGCAAGTGGATTGGCCCCAGATATGGACTTCGGACACAGGCCGATCTGGTGAAACTGGCTAAGAAGTACAACGTTGAGGCTTTACTACCTCCAGGCCGCAAATCGACCGAGTTTAAGGAGACGAGAAGGGAGGAGCGAGGATTACAGATCAAGGGTACCGGTATTGGACAGAAGGTCAAGGGTCACAAGTGGGAACGGACAATGGAGTCCCGCTTGGAGGAGAGACGCAAGGCTATGATGGAGATGCCAGAGATGATTCGGTTGTGGAAGCAG AGAGGTCACGGTCGTGGCTGGAAGCAATGGCCCAAGAGGTAA
- the hxB gene encoding putative molybdenum cofactor sulfurase protein (HxB) (molybdenum cofactor sulfurase), whose product MQWCKKIRDGSSGAGNVYTLLDAASLVSTSPLDLSDASAAPDFTALSFYKIFGFPDLGALIVRKSAAGIIKKRKFFGGGTVDMVLAQGMPWHAKKSTIHECLEDGTLPFHNIIALDSALSTHGRLFGSMSNVSFHTRYLAKRLHNRLAAMTHFNGQKVCHLYMSPESDFDNSTQGPIIAFNIRNSSGAWIGKSEVERLANVKKIHIRSGSHCNSGGTATSLGWTGPELLRNFSAGLRCGDDHDVMDGRPTGILRVSLGAVSNLRDIDAFARFIDEFYIEKEPEFVSLVPPMEVVLQEPSFYVESLSVYPIKSCGAFKVPDGQRWEIKREGLAWDREWCLIHQGTGAALSMKKYPRMALIRPVIDLERGVLRITCGSDSKELEVSLRREITNLVTTSLCQSAKSSNVCGDRVVVQAYSSPTVASFFSNFLGVPCTLARFPPQISTRISNPTRSSRRSQRALMPGSFPEDPSPTSEQPPILLSNESPILLISRSSVNRLNENIKYNPRPSYSTPAKAVEADVFRANIVVAENLHQLANAERPYIEDTWESFSVGPEQLCFDVLGSCQRCQMVCVDPYTGTRREEPYSTLVKTRKINSKIVFGRHTSLSNMELSQGAGKPKSCTVMVGDVVTPQIA is encoded by the coding sequence ATGCAGTGGTGTAAGAAGATACGGGATGGGAGTTCGGGCGCAGGTAATGTCTATACCCTGCTTGATGCTGCGTCTCTCGTTTCCACTTCACCCCTTGACCTGAGTGACGCATCCGCTGCGCCTGACTTCACAGCGCTCAGTTTCTACAAGATTTTCGGATTCCCCGATCTCGGTGCCCTGATAGTGCGCAAAAGTGCAGCAGGCATTATTAAGAAACGCAAGTTCTTCGGCGGCGGGACGGTGGATATGGTCCTGGCTCAAGGAATGCCATGGCATGCAAAGAAATCCACGATCCACGAGTGCTTAGAGGATGGCACTTTGCCGTTCCATAACATCATCGCCCTTGATTCTGCGTTGTCTACACATGGGCGTCTTTTTGGATCGATGAGCAATGTCTCGTTCCACACGCGCTACCTGGCAAAGCGGCTACACAACCGGTTGGCCGCGATGACCCATTTCAATGGGCAGAAAGTTTGCCATTTGTACATGTCCCCAGAATCAGACTTTGACAATTCCACTCAAGGACCGATCATTGCATTCAATATACGGAATAGCTCTGGTGCGTGGATTGGAAAGTCTGAAGTTGAGAGGCTCGCGAATGTCAAGAAGATACATATCCGGTCAGGATCTCATTGCAATTCGGGAGGAACGGCAACTAGCCTTGGCTGGACTGGGCCTGAATTGCTTCGTAACTTTTCCGCTGGACTACGCTGTGGTGATGATCACGACGTCATGGATGGGAGGCCCACTGGCATTCTAAGAGTCAGTCTCGGCGCAGTCAGCAATCTCAGAGATATTGACGCATTCGCGAGGTTCATTGACGAGTTTTACATCGAAAAGGAACCGGAATTTGTATCACTGGTTCCACCGATGGAAGTTGTTTTGCAAGAGCCCAGCTTCTACGTGGAGAGCCTTTCAGTGTATCCAATCAAGAGCTGTGGAGCGTTCAAGGTTCCTGATGGTCAACGTTGGGAGATCAAAAGAGAAGGTCTCGCATGGGATCGAGAATGGTGCCTTATCCATCAAGGTACTGGCGCCGCTCTCAGTATGAAGAAATATCCCCGCATGGCCCTGATACGGCCGGTCATTGACCTGGAGCGTGGTGTTTTACGCATTACTTGTGGGTCTGATTCAAAAGAGCTGGAGGTCTCGCTCCGCCGTGAAATCACCAATCTAGTCACCACCTCGCTGTGTCAGAGCGCGAAATCCTCCAACGTCTGCGGTGACCGAGTAGTTGTCCAGGCTTATTCCTCGCCTACCGTagcctccttcttctctaacTTCCTTGGTGTACCGTGTACACTCGCAAGGTTCCCGCCGCAGATTTCCACCAGGATATCAAATCCCACTCGTTCGTCTAGAAGGAGCCAGAGAGCCCTCATGCCTGGCTCTTTCCCGGAAGACCCATCACCGACATCTGAACAACCACCTATACTCCTATCCAACGAGAGCCCGATCTTGCTCATTTCTCGCTCGTCAGTGAATCGCCTGAACGAAAACATCAAGTACAACCCCAGACCTAGTTATAGCACTCCAGCGAAGGCCGTAGAAGCTGATGTCTTCCGCGCCAACATTGTCGTCGCCGAGAATCTTCACCAACTAGCCAACGCCGAGCGTCCATACATAGAAGACACTTGGGAGTCATTCTCTGTTGGACCGGAACAGCTGTGCTTTGATGTGCTCGGGTCATGTCAACGGTGTCAGATGGTCTGCGTTGACCCATATACTGGCACCCGTCGAGAGGAGCCTTATTCAACACTggtgaagacgaggaagatcaaCAGCAAGATCGTGTTTGGGAGACACACTTCTCTATCTAACATGGAGCTTTCGCAGGGTGCTGGCAAACCTAAATCTTGCACTGTTATGGTAGGGGACGTTGTGACACCGCAGATTGCTTGA
- a CDS encoding putative GPI anchored cell wall protein (predicted protein) has protein sequence MKNFATVAALAAGANAFVGRSNNCCFHLTASGGESGTVGQLDDGQNRIHGGLQEAEFCIDSKGALTDGHGRGCIITGPSTQFQCDEGATPMTGWSIDSQGQVSYNGDADFVACATGQNGGLNIYTTESSDVTGCKDIKLSADSCSGSASGSSSVAVPGSSTPVPGPSSSASTPYVPGPSSSASVPYVPGSSGSAVTLHTTVTSTYCPESSTVPVIPGTPGTPGVPGTSATPGVPGTSSVPVIPVTSGTPGVPGTSGGQPSQTASSAQPSGTTTAGGSCPTDLSGEYEFPHLIIPIDSSSPDTAAGTSYNGTISSTVSTIFNFDIPSSDTGKTCSLVFLFPKKEDLETSSYSFSGDGKVDFASLQSAATQSTTYSNAPAVKEDYGDFTISPGNSYLVSTFECPAGQTVSYEMKNSGSTELDFFEDYNPSPLGLYITVC, from the exons ATGAAGAACTTCGCTACCGTTGCGGCCCTTGCTGCCGGTGCCAATGCCTTCGTTGGCAGGAGCAACAATTGCTGTTTCCATCTGACTGCATCCGGCGGCGAGTCTGGAACCGTTGGTCAACTTGATGATGGACAGAACCGCATTCACGGTGGATTGCAAGAAGCTGAGTTTTGCATCGACTCCAAGGGTGCTCTCACAGATGGACACGGTCGTGGATGCATTATTACTG GTCCATCTACACAATTCCAGTGTGATGAGGGGGCCACGCCTATGACCGGTTGGTCTATCGACTCGCAGGGTCAAGTATCATATAATGGTGATGCGGATTTTGTTGCATGTGCGACTGGCCAGAACGGCGGGTTGAATATCTATACCACCGAGAGCTCTGATGTGACTGGatgcaaggatatcaagttgTCTGCCGACTCTTGCTCTGGCTCTGCTTCTGGCTCTAGCTCGGTCGCTGTCCCTGGCTCCAGTACTCCTGTCCCTGGCCCATCCTCTAGTGCCTCTACTCCCTACGTTCCTGGTCCCTCTTCTAGTGCCTCTGTACCTTATGTTCCTGGGTCCAGTGGATCTGCTGTCACCCTTCACACGACTGTGACCTCGACCTACTGCCCCGAGTCATCGACTGTGCCTGTTATTCCCGGTACCCCTGGAACCCCTGGTGTCCCCGGAACGTCTGCTACTCCCGGTGTCCCTGGCACATCTAGTGTTCCAGTTATTCCCGTCACATCTGGTACCCCTGGCGTCCCTGGAACTTCGGGCGGCCAGCCCTCCCAGACTGCGTCCAGCGCCCAACCGTCTGGTACTACAACTGCAGGTGGAAGCTGCCCCACGGATCTCTCTGGCGAATATGAATTCCCTCACTTGATCATCCCTATCGACTCTTCCTCACCAGATACGGCCGCTGGCACATCTTACAACGGCACCATCTCGTCCACCGTCTCGACCATTTTCAACTTTGATATCCCCTCATCTGACACCGGAAAGACGTGTAGccttgtcttcctcttccccaagaaggaggatcTTGAGACTTCGTCTTATTCCTTCAGCGGCGACGGCAAGGTTGACTTCGCTTCCCTCCAATCCGCTGCTACCCAGTCTACCACCTACAGCAACGCCCCAGCAGTCAAGGAAGACTATGGGGACTTCACTATCTCCCCCGGTAACTCCTATCTCGTTTCGACTTTCGAGTGTCCGGCGGGTCAGACCGTCAGCTACGAAATGAAGAACTCCGGCAGCACCGAGCTGGATTTCTTTGAAGATTACAACCCATCCCC TCTCGGTCTGTACATCACTGTTTGCTAG
- a CDS encoding uncharacterized protein (predicted protein), with product MNSHSGSRGVSGSAAVAISGWEGLHSGTQLRKSLRKSYDFICSQRISTKMGHLPSKLPFSKRRLRPRIVISYILDYVILVACIAGFYILDSIEPYHQHFSLNNISLMYPYAVHERVSIPLALCISGVAPLIIIAVYTLLIDGLFSHNKPVDPTSGKRKLTGPYRFKDRLWEFNCGFLGLLLSQGLAFLITQVLKNACGKPRPDIIDRCQPRPGSEDPFRGLSNYTICTGDPAIIKDGFRSWPSGMIQYFGTWPYFQDANTVYRTQQL from the exons ATGAATTCTCACTCAGGGTCCCGGGGAGTGAGTGGATCTGCAGCGGTTGCCATATCTGGTTGGGAAGGGCTCCATA GCGGCACCCAATTGAG GAAATCTCTACGGAAATCTTATGATTTCATTTGTTCCCAACGCATCTCCACGAAAATGGGCCATCTTCCCTCCAAACTACCGTTCTCAAAGCGGCGGTTAAGGCCGCGCATTGTTATCTC ATACATTCTTGACTATGTGATTCTTGT CGCATGTATCGCCGGCTTTTACATCCTCGACTCTATCGAGCCGTATCATCAGCATTTCTCCTTGAACAATATTTCCCTTATGTACCCTTACGCTGTCCATGAGCGCGTGTCCATCCCACTCGCCCTTTGTATCTCCGGGGTGGCTCCTTTGATTATAATTGCGGTCTATACACTCTTGATCGATGGGCTGTTTTCTCACAACAAGCCCGTGGACCCGACTTCTGGTAAAAGGAAGCTGACAGGCCCATACCGGTTCAAGGACCGACTGTGGGAGTTCAATTGCGgtttccttggccttctACTGTCCCAAGGCCTTGCGTTTCTCATTACCCAGGTTCTCAAAAATGCTTGCGGCAAACCCAGACCAGACATCATCGATCGATGCCAACCCCGACCAGGAAGTGAGGATCCATTCCGTGGCTTGTCGAATTACACAATCTGCACGGGTGATCCGGCGATCATCAAGGACGGTTTTcgttcttggccttcaggTATGATCCAATACTTCGGAACTTGGCCCTATTTCCAGGATGCTAATACGGTTTACAGGACACAGCAGCTGTGA
- a CDS encoding uncharacterized protein (predicted protein) — MIGSFFFICNRLVEIIFLIPIIGMLAYFIDGYLKANVITPTYILVLFIVSTIAVFWCFDTLIRHATTKRSAAFVAFVDLLFFGAFIAGVYQLRFIANANCSHWDGGSVWVSLGPFGAYGYRTGNPLALQVNKHCAMLKTCFALGIIEVVFFFWTAFWALFLHSRSDVVVKETTTIRRRSHSSRRGHGHRRSSSHRRPQYVV; from the exons ATGATCGGCagttttttcttcatttgcaATCGCCTTGTGGAGATTATTTTTCTGATACCAATCATTGGAATGCTG GCTTACTTTATCGACGGATATCTCAAGGCCAATGTGATCACCCCGACCTACATCCTCGTGCTTTTCATCGTCAGCACTATCGCCGTCTTCTGGTGCTTTGACACCTTAATCCGTCACGCGACCACCAAGCGCTCAGCCGCCTTTGTCGCTTTcgttgatctcctcttcttcggcgcgTTCATTGCAGGGGTCTACCAACTGCGCTTCATCGCCAATGCCAACTGCTCCCATTGGGATGGGGGCTCTGTGTGGGTCTCCCTTGGGCCCTTTGGAGCCTATGGTTACCGCACGGGCAACCCGCTGGCCCTGCAAGTCAACAAACATTGTGCGATGTTGAAGACCTGCTTTGCGCTAGGCATCATCGAGGTcgtgttcttcttctggacCGCCTTTTGGGCGCTCTTTCTACACAGTCGGTCCGATGTGGTTGTTAAGGAGACAACAACAATTCGGAGGAGAAGTCACAGCAGTCGGCGTGGACATGGACACCGTCGGAGCTCCAGCCATCGCCGGCCGCAATATGTGGTCTAA
- a CDS encoding uncharacterized protein (predicted protein), which produces MDNRGEVWKAIIIIIPCIGATLIAVSRIMDARHHPFDVITGSLLGIVCAYIAYRQYFPSITEPWKKGRAYPIRSWGRDPVVPSEAAPLVTTNESTVALRNPEEERLNASGVPDTRDPTQLRASRYMPPANNPYATNMYGRDDDGHWSSSSEDVADGYEMQHGYARTQNPTYGGQLPRYETDTSYHSQMQPQVTGVSVSHPPPITTIRSDGERELTDVPPRAF; this is translated from the coding sequence ATGGACAACCGCGGTGAGGTATGGAAGGCGATAATCATTATCATTCCTTGTATTGGTGCCACCCTTATCGCAGTGAGTCGGATTATGGACGCGAGGCACCACCCCTTCGATGTGATCACCGGCTCGCTTCTGGGCATTGTCTGTGCCTACATCGCATACCGCCAGTACTTTCCCTCAATCACAGAGCCTTGGAAAAAGGGACGAGCGTATCCGATTCGGTCTTGGGGTAGGGATCCGGTCGTCCCAAGCGAAGCTGCCCCTCTTGTGACCACCAACGAAAGCACTGTGGCTCTGCGGAATCCCGAGGAGGAACGACTCAATGCATCTGGTGTACCTGACACTAGAGACCCTACTCAATTACGCGCATCAAGGTATATGCCTCCAGCTAACAACCCATACGCCACTAATATGTATGGCCGCGATGACGACGGACATTGGTCGTCTTCAAGTGAGGATGTTGCCGATGGATATGAAATGCAACATGGTTACGCTCGGACACAGAATCCGACATACGGCGGACAGCTTCCTCGCTACGAGACTGATACATCATATCACTCCCAGATGCAACCCCAAGTTACAGGAGTCAGCGTGTCCCATCCACCGCCGATAACGACCATTCGCTCTGATGGTGAAAGGGAATTGACGGACGTGCCACCGCGAGCATTTTAA